Below is a genomic region from Thermodesulfobacteriota bacterium.
GTCGTGGTATCATTCCCCAGATAAACCCTTACTCAGGTCAAGAAAATCTAATGTTCATTTCCGTATAATTGATGCATACCATAAATCGCTGGGGAAGATGTGGTTCTATTGTGAAACTCCTAACGAATTGATTTTTACTGAGAACGAAACTAATTATGAAAGATTGTTTGGTGTGAGTAATTCATCTCGCTTCGTTAGAGACGGCATAAATGATTATATAGTCGCGGGGAGAAAACAAGCTGTTAATTCCGATGAGATGGGCACAAAGTGTTCAGCCCATTATTTGCTTGCACTTAAATCAGGCGAATCGAGGGATTTAAGGCTCAGGCTGACTAACTCAGATGGGCTTGCCGATCCATTTGGAGATAATTTTGAGACTATCTTCCGAGAACGCAAGACCCAGGCAGACGAATTTTACAGGCGAATTTGCCCATTTCCCTTGACGGATGATATGCGGAATGTATATAGGCAGGCGTTGGCTGGAATGCTCTGGAATAAGCAATTCTATAATTACGTGGTTGAAGAATGGCTGAATGGCGATTCTGCGGGACCTCCACCTCCCGAAGAACGAAAAAACGGAAGGAATCATGAGTGGATTCATCTCTATAATGACGATATTCTTTCGATGCCGGATAAATGGGAGTATCCTTGGTTCGCCGCGTGGGACTTGGCATTTCATACGATTCCACTTGCTGTGATTGACCCTGAATTTGCGAAGCGTCAATTGATTCTGCTTACTAGAGAGTGGTATATGCATCCTAACGGTCAGATTCCGGCTTACGAATGGGCTTTTAGTGATGTGAATCCGCCTGTGCATGCCTGGGCTGCATGGAGGGTATATCAGATTGAAAAAAAGATTTTTGGTAAACGAGATATCCTTTTCCTTGAGAGGGTATTTCAAAAGTTGCTACTTAATTTTACATGGTGGGTTAACCGAAAGGATGCTAAAGGCAATAATGTTTTTGAGGGTGGTTTTCTCGGATTGGACAACGTCGGAATTTTTGACAGAAGCCGAGAACTTCCTACAGGCGGATTTCTGGAGCAGGCGGACGGAACGAGCTGGATGGGGATGTATTGCCTGAATATGCTCACGATTGCGCTTGAGCTTTCAAAAGAGAATCCGAGTTATGAAGATATTGCGAGCAAATTTTTTGAGCATTTTATTTACATTGCTGATGCGATAAACAAAATGGGGAGTCAGGATCAGGGACTATGGGATGAAGAGGATGGTTTTTACTATGATGTCATAAATTTACGGAATGGGAATACCTTACCGATAAAGGTGCACTCCATGGTGGGTATCATACCGCTTTTTGCTGTGATGACAATAGATTCGTATGTATTGGAGAAGCTCCCTGCCTTCCAGAAGAGGCTTAATTGGTTTCTACAAAATCGACCAGACCTTCTTCACGGTTGTT
It encodes:
- a CDS encoding glucosidase, with the translated sequence MTPEEKRIEEDRSRQAHWRRWGPYLSERQWGTVREDYSPFGTAWDYFTHDQARSRAYRWGEDGIAGISDNHQRLCFAIALWNGNDPILKERLFGLTGSEGNHGEDVKEYYYYLDNTPTHSYMKYLYKYPHKSFPYQQLVEVNRGRGRGDFEYELLDTGVFDDNRYNDVFVEYAKNSPEDILIKITVSNRGPEDTNLHLLPTLWFRNTWSWYHSPDKPLLRSRKSNVHFRIIDAYHKSLGKMWFYCETPNELIFTENETNYERLFGVSNSSRFVRDGINDYIVAGRKQAVNSDEMGTKCSAHYLLALKSGESRDLRLRLTNSDGLADPFGDNFETIFRERKTQADEFYRRICPFPLTDDMRNVYRQALAGMLWNKQFYNYVVEEWLNGDSAGPPPPEERKNGRNHEWIHLYNDDILSMPDKWEYPWFAAWDLAFHTIPLAVIDPEFAKRQLILLTREWYMHPNGQIPAYEWAFSDVNPPVHAWAAWRVYQIEKKIFGKRDILFLERVFQKLLLNFTWWVNRKDAKGNNVFEGGFLGLDNVGIFDRSRELPTGGFLEQADGTSWMGMYCLNMLTIALELSKENPSYEDIASKFFEHFIYIADAINKMGSQDQGLWDEEDGFYYDVINLRNGNTLPIKVHSMVGIIPLFAVMTIDSYVLEKLPAFQKRLNWFLQNRPDLLHGCSIKERTGTIRRRLLSIVDEHKLKRILRLMLDESRLLSPYGIRSVSKIHKDHPYLFDINGAEYRLDYEPAESTSGLFGGNSNWRGPVWFPLNFLLIESLQKFHYYFGDEFKVECPTGSGNTMTLWEVATELSHRLMKIFLKDSKGRRPVFGGTERFQTDPYWRDLILFNEYFHGDNGAGLGASHQMGWTGVVAKLIQQCGEYCLQNKKPIL